A genome region from Hoplias malabaricus isolate fHopMal1 chromosome 8, fHopMal1.hap1, whole genome shotgun sequence includes the following:
- the dact2 gene encoding dapper homolog 2, with translation MLSRKVSAAEALSAAVAVDRGRAAERLQAALAGLQELHFLRDKQSHMVRWALRINKEKPFSFPQVTSKEPDTSNDSEEQRLEATLTALKQQLTRLRRQDVGLKTHLQQLDQQISELKLDVCKASAEHLESDSRPSSGFYELSDGGLGSLSNSCTSLYSECLSTSSQASLLPLSSASSIRHHRSPPSQADVSRRRSADESTAQTDAPRGLGVRLGSCGIRTTSVSSERARQRPVSTGDLDRVISPGFGCSKPVDTKITTLCNNLCNPAVDPKYQSNLVSRNGIEVYRYPSPLHAVALQSPIFTLTGDQGEVMAFQGQENQTEVGYSEDSQPKQELSDSTPVGYIAKLVQRSSSKNEMVTGKAQIPCSDTQSHGLIAPRAQELNYGHLRTAEVLGAPQQKTVSSGNSVATERNSLPRNFGQEQKIPSSSRSEEPNPGRLCHVQYPPSTRDHRATLALGPVSKVREKTEDNKQCIQVDHGKNHDSNGLSLISKLPERRHHLISSNEENRSSDGGHARPGQSEFVHAQFVPAGSQRVKVHQADKKTKAVKLRKKGNEKPPGRKHQQRQSLRELEKERVCGFKARGDRESKQTYVERERMDGHLREARVRSCSESSLLGPSADVQSQPQQKSSKPRKAQFLDLGNPVLGQPRRKQSSRKWPSASEIQLPPSVSAHYQRSKELPTQRLPQKQGMVRSVSLKPRSVNWGGVPRPLQPTLSSSSYFSNMNFRYPPAPPGARYPSKCESEFSEYSAECASLFHSTIAESSEGELSDYTTNRFGDSESSQESLTASHSDSSLSLDDEDDDILEEEEVEDDGDLVWPEAAVGPTAAGLSLQQHSRPEPVACRIKASRALKKKIRRFQPASLKVMTLV, from the exons ATGCTGAGCAGAAAAGTGTCCGCAGCCGAGGCGCTGAGCGCGGCTGTGGCGGTGGACCGCGGCCGTGCGGCTGAGCGGCTCCAGGCGGCGCTCGCAGGACTCCAGGAGCTGCACTTTCTCCGGGacaaacagagccacatggTCCGCTGGGCGCTCCGGATAAACAAGGAAAAGCCGTTCAGTTTTCCCCAAGTGACGAGCAAGGAGCCGGACACCAGCAACGACTCCGAGGAGCAGCGCCTGGAGGCGACACTCACTGCCCTCAAGCAGCAGCTG ACACGTCTGCGCAGACAGGATGTTGGACTGAAGACACACCTGCAGCAGCTGGATCAGCAGATCAGCGAGCTCAAGCTGGACGTGTGTAAAGCTTCTGCTGAGCACCTGGAGAGTGACAGCAGGCCGAGCTCAG GGTTCTACGAGCTCAGCGATGGAGGACTGGGCTCCCTGTCCAACTCCTGCACATCTCTCTACAGCGAGTGCCTCTCCACCTCGTCCCAGGCCAGCTTGCTCCCACTGTCCTCCGCCTCTTCTATTCGCCACCACCGTAGCCCTCCCAGCCAAGCCGATGTGTCCCGTCGACGCTCCGCCGATGAGTCAACAGCTCAGACGGACGCTCCTCGAGGGCTGGGAGTGCGACTGGGAAGCTGCGGAATACGTACAACGTCTGTGAGCTCAGAAAGAGCCAGACAGAGACCTGTCTCAACAG GTGATCTCGACCGAGTGATTAGCCCTGGCTTTGGCTGCTCTAAACCTGTTGATACGAAGATCACCACCCTTTGCAATAACCTCTGTAATCCCGCCGTGGATCCCAAATATCAGAGTAACCTCGTATCCCGAAACGGAATTGAAGTATACCGCTACCCCAGCCCCTTACATGCGGTGGCCCTCCAGAGCCCCATCTTCACTCTCACTGGAGATCAGGGGGAGGTCATGGCTTTCCAGGGCCAGGAGAATCAGACTGAAGTGGGATACTCTGAGGACTCTCAACCCAAACAGGAGCTGAGTGACTCCACACCTGTAGGTTACATTGCTAAACTGGTTCAGCGCAGCTCCAGCAAGAATGAAATGGTTACCGGAAAGGCCCAGATTCCCTGCAGTGACACCCAGAGTCATGGACTGATTGCACCCAGAGCTCAAGAACTGAACTATGGACATTTGAGGACTGCTGAAGTGCTGGGTGCCCCACAGCAAAAAACAGTGTCCTCAGGGAACTCAGTAGCGACTGAGAGGAATTCACTGCCGAGAAACTTTGGTCAAGAGCAAAAAATCCCATCCAGCAGTAGATCAGAAGAACCAAATCCAGGCCGTCTGTGCCATGTTCAGTATCCACCAAGTACCAGGGATCACAGGGCAACCTTAGCTTTGGGCCCTGTGAGCAAAGTTAGAGAGAAAACCGAGGACAACAAACAATGCATTCAGGTTGATCATGGAAAGAACCATGACTCTAATGGTCTATCTTTGATCTCAAAGCTTCCAGAGAGGAGACACCACTTGATCTCCAGCAACGAGGAGAACAGAAGCAGTGATGGTGGTCATGCTCGTCCAGGGCAATCTGAATTCGTCCATGCCCAGTTTGTGCCGGCAGGGTCTCAACGGGTGAAGGTACATCAGGCAGACAAGAAGACAAAGGCAGTGAAGCTTCGGAAGAAAGGTAATGAGAAACCTCCAGGTAGAAAGCACCAGCAGAGGCAATCCCTTAGAGAGttggagaaggagagagtgtgtggattTAAAGCTCGTGGAGACCGAGAGTCAAAGCAGACCTATGTGGAAAGAGAGAGGATGGACGGCCACCTTCGGGAAGCGAGGGTTAGATCGTGTTCTGAGTCCAGTCTTCTGGGTCCTAGTGCTGATGTCCAGTCTCAGCCCCAGCAGAAGTCCAGCAAGCCCCGTAAGGCCCAGTTCCTAGACCTGGGCAACCCTGTGCTTGGCCAGCCGAGAAGAAAGCAGAGCTCTCGAAAATGGCCTTCCGCCTCTGAGATCCAGCTCCCACCAAGTGTTTCAGCCCACTATCAAAGATCCAAGGAGCTTCCAACCCAACGACTCCCGCAAAAGCAAGGCATGGTGCGAAGTGTTAGCCTGAAACCCCGCTCTGTTAACTGGGGTGGTGTTCCTCGTCCACTCCAACCTACTCTGTCTTCCTCTTCCTACTTCAGCAACATGAATTTCAGATACCCACCTGCTCCTCCTGGTGCCCGCTATCCTTCAAAATGCGAGTCGGAGTTCTCCGAGTACTCAGCCGAATGTGCCTCCTTGTTCCACTCCACCATCGCGGAGAGCAGTGAGGGAGAGTTGAGCGACTACACAACCAACCGTTTTGGAGACAGCGAGTCCAGCCAGGAATCCCTGACCGCCTCCCATTCGGACAGCAGCCTGTCGCtggatgatgaggatgatgacattttggaggaagaggaggtggaAGATGATGGGGATCTGGTATGGCCAGAGGCAGCTGTAGGCCCAACAGCAGCTGGGCTTTCCCTTCAGCAGCATTCCCGACCAGAGCCGGTGGCGTGCCGCATCAAAGCTTCCAGAGCACTGAAGAAGAAAATCCGCCGCTTCCAACCAGCATCGCTGAAAGTCATGACTCTGGTGTAA